GCGACGAGAGGCAGGCCGCCCGTCGTCTGCACGACGATCTCCGCGCGCGGCGAGAGCGGGCGCGACCGCACGAGCCCGGTGAGGCGCGACTGGGTGAGGGGCGATCCGACCTCGACCGAGAGGCCTTCCAGGATGTCGTGCCCCGAGAGTCGCGCGCGGATCTCGTAGGATCCTCCCGCCCCGGCCTGCTCGACACCCTCGATCGCGAGGTCGATGATCCCGGGGAAGAGCCGGTTCCCGTAATAGCCCGGGTCGGAGTGCGGGCCCATGGCCACCACCAGGCCGCCTCCCTGTCGCAGGAACTCGCGAAGGCGCGACTCGGCATCGGCCGAGATCGACGCCACGTCCTCGAGCAGGACGACGTCCGCGCGGTTCCGATGGAGCGACAGGAGCGAGGCGGGCGTCCCGTTCTCGACGACGAAGCCCGATCGGCCGTCCTGTCCGGGATCCAGCGCGAGCGCGGCGAAGCGTGGCGGCGCGGCGCCATCCCGCGCCTCCGTGATGCGCAGCACCCGGAGCCGGCCCGGCGCGCCCAGGACCGCGTACCACCGGTCGTCCTCCGCGAGCGCGTCCTCGTCCGCCTCCACGAGGACCGACCCGGAGAGATTCGCCTCCTCGCGGCGCCAGTCCACCGGCATCGCGGCCCAGCGCGTCTCGTCGGCGCGCAGCGTCACGTCGCCGCCCCCGATCAGCGCATCGCCGCGCCGGATCCGGATGGCGAGCCGCTCCGAGGCCGCGTCCGCGTGATTCACGATGCGGGCGCGCAGCTCCATCCCGCGGTTCTGCGGGCTGGGACGCAGGAGCGGGTCGACTTCCAGGAAGGAGTGATTGGGCACGCGGCTCTCGACGAGGGGAACCACGTAGAGATGCGCCGCCTGCGCCGCGGCCTCGATCTGGGCGCGCGCCCGCGCGTCGAAGTTCGACCGCTGGAGATCCGTGATGACGTAGAGCTCCCGGTTCTGGAGCGGGCTCCGCTCGAGCGCGCGCCGGGCCGCCTCGAGGGCCTCGGGCATGCGCGCGGGCAGCGCCGTCGCCTCGACCTGGCCGAGCGAGCGTGTGAGGCGCACGCGGTCCGCCGTGCGCTCGGCGCCGCCGGCTTCGGGGCGCGTCGACGTCACGAGGAACATCTCGTCCCCCGGGCGTCCCGCCTCGAGGATCGCGGCGGCGCGCTCGCGCGCGGCCTGGATCCGGGGGCGCGCGTGATCGTCGAGCGCGGCCATGCTCTGGGAGTCGTCGATCAGGATCGCGACCGCGGCCGCGGCGTGCGTCACCGTGTTTCGCGGCGTCAGCGTGGGACGGGCGAACGCGAGCGCCAGGAGCAGGATCGCGAGCGTGCGCAGGAGCAGGAGGAGGATCTCGCGCAGACGGAGCCGGCGGATCTCGCGCGGCTCGAGCTGGCGGAGGAACTGCGTCGTCGGGAAGGACACGGTCGGGAGCCGGCGCCGGCTCAGGAGGTGGATCAGGATCGGGATCGCCGCGAGCGGAAGCGCCCACAGGAAGGCCGGGTTCAGGAACGAGAGCGAAGGCACGGGACGGCGCCGGCCCTAGAGGAGGCGCGCGCGCTTGGAGAGATACTCCAAGAGCGCCCGCTCGTACGGCTGGTCGGTGGTGATCGGGACGTACTCGGCGCGCTTCTCGATGCAGAACTGCCGGAGGCGGTCCTTCCACTCCGCGACGCTCCTGCGATAGTCCTGCTTCAGCTCCTGCGGCCGCGTCGTGACGCGCTCCCCGGTCTCCAGGTCCACGTAGACCGCCTCGCGCTCGAAGTCGAACGCCACTTCCTGCGGATCCAGCACGTGGAACACGAGCACCTCGTGCTTGCGATGGCGGAAATGATGGATGGCCTGGGCGATCCGCTCGGGATCGTCGAGCAGGTCCGAGATCAGCACGACGAGCCCGCGGCGCGTGAGACGCTCCGCGAGCGTATGGAGCGACGAGGCGAAGTCGGTTCCGCCGCCGGGCGCGAGACGCTCGAGGAGGAGGAGGATCGGCCGCAGGTGTCCCATCGTGGAGCGCGGCGGGATCTGCTCGCCGCGTCCCGCCGCGAACGCGAACATCCCGACGGCGTCGTTCTGGCGGAGCATGAGGTACGCGAGCGCGGCCGCGAGCTGCCGCGCGTACTCGAGCTTCGTCGTCCCGCGCGAGCCGTATCCCATGCTCGCGCTCGAGTCGACGAGGAGCATCGCGCGGAGGTTCGTCTCCTCTTCGTACTGCTTCACGTACTTGCGGTCCGACTTCGCGAGGACCTTCCAATCCAGGTGCCGGAGCGGATCGCCCGGCATGTACTGGCGGTGCTCCGCGAACTCGACGCTGAAGCCGTGGTAGGGACTCCGGTGAAGCCCGGTGAGGAAGCCCTCGACCACGAGCCTCGCCGTGAGGTCGAGCTTGGTGAGCTTCGAGAGGAAGTGCGGGTCGAGCAGACGCGCGCGGCGCTCGCTCATGGAACGCTCCTCCGGAGAACGCCCACGCTACGAGCGCTTGCCGTCGGCGCTCGGCGTGGCCTCGAGGAGCTTCGCGATGATGTCGAGGCTCGAGATCCCGTCGGCCTCGGCGTTGAAGTTCGGGATGATGCGGTGGCGGAGGACCGCGGGAGCGACCGCGCGCACGTCGTCGGCGGCGGGCGTGGGCCGGCCGAGGAGCGCCGCGCGCGACTTGGCGCCGAGCACGAGGTACTGCGCGGCGCGGGGGCCCGCTCCCCAGCTCACCCAGTCGCGGACGAAGGACTCGCTCTGCGGCCCGGGGCGCGACGCGCGGGCCAGGCGCACGGCGTAGCGGATCACGTGCTCGGCGACCGGAATGCGCCGGACCAGGTGCTGCAGCTCGAGGATCCGCTCGACGCCCATCACCTTCTTCAGATCGGCCTCGTACGCGCTCGTCGTCGTCGCGACGATCTTCTCCTCCTCGGCGTCCGTGGGATACCCGACCGAGATGTGGAACATGAAGCGGTCGAGCTGCGCTTCCGGCAGCGGGTACGTGCCCTCGAACTCGATCGGGTTCTGCGTCGCGAGCACGAAGAACGGGAGCGCGAGCGGATACGTCGTGACCCCCGCGGTGACCCGGTACTCCTGCATCGCCTGGAGGAGCGCCGCCTGCGTCTTCGGCGGCGTGCGGTTGATCTCGTCGGCGAGGATCATGTTCGCGAAGAGCGGACCGCGAATGAACTTGAACGCGCGCTTTCCGGTGACGGGATCGTCTTCGAGGATCTCGGTCCCCGTGATGTCCGTCGGCATGAGGTCGGGCGTGAACTGGATGCGGCTGAACTCGAGGTTGAGGATCTTCGCGAGCGTCGAGACGAGGAGGGTCTTCGCGAGACCGGGCACCCCGACGAGGAGACAGTGTCCGTTCGCGAAGAGCACGGTGAGGAGCTGCTCGACGACGGCGTCCTGTCCGACGATGACCTTCCGCAGCTCGGTGAGGATCTCGTTCCGGGCGGACTTCAGTTCGTCGAGAAGCTGAACGTCGCTCACGGGAGCGGCGGGCTGCGTCATGTTCGGTTTCCTCTCGTGGTGCCGGCCTGGGCCGGCCTCGTTTTTCCGCGCCGGTATGCGACGCGGGAGATCATGTGCATAACCGGGCGCGCCCGCATCGCATGTTGCCCGTCAAGCCTTTGTGCCCCTGGGGTTTTTGGAGTTTTCCACCGCTCTACCCCAGTTATCCACAGCGGGTCGGTCGCTTTGGTTCCCAGCCCGTGCGCTCGGCCCGATCGGCAGGTCGCTCCTAGCCCCTGACGTGAGATGCCGGCGGCTGCTGCCGGCGTTGGGGGCGGTCCTGCGATCGGCCCCTCGCCGGTCGCGGCTCAGCCCTGCGCCGTGGCCGTGTGCCGGAGGAGTCCGACGATGCGCTCGAGCTCCTCCTCTGAATGGTAATCGATCTGAACGGAGCCCGTCCCGCCGCGGCGTCGCGTGATGCGCACGCGAGATCCCATCAGCCTCATCAGCTCGTCCTCGAGCGCCATGAGCTCGCCGGAGAACGCGCGCTTGGGAGCGCGGCGGGCGCGGGGGACTCGTGCCGACGGAGCCGCGCGCTTGATGCGCTCCTCGAGCTCGCGCACCGACCAGCCGTGATCGGCGGCCGAGGTCGCGATGTCCACCTGGTGCTTGGAGTCGGCGAGAGAGAGGAGGGCTCGGGCGTGGCCGCCGGAGATCCGGCCGGACTCGAGAAGGGACTGGACCGGAGTGGGCAAGTTGTTGAAGCGAATGATATTGGAAACGGTCGAGCGATCCTTGCCGACGCGGGCGCCGATCTCGTCGTGCTGGAGCCCGTACTCCGTTGCCAGTCGGTAGTATGCGCGAGCCTCGTCGATCGGGTTCAGGTTCTCGCGCTGGATGTTCTCGATGAGCGCGATGAGCAGGGACTCGCGATCCGTGAGCGGCCGGATGATGGCTGGGATCGTCGAGAAACCGGCCTCCCGGGTCGCGAGAAATCTCCGCTCGCCGGCGACGAGCTGGTAGCCGCCATCGGCGGGGCGGAGCAGGACGGGCTGGAGAACTCCGCGCTCGCGGATCGAGTCGGCGAGCTCCTTGATCGTGACCGGATCGAACTGGGTGCGCGGCTGCGCCGGGTTTCGCGTGATGCGCGAGAGCGGGACGTGCTGGATGTCGCCGGGCCTGGATTCCGCGGCTGGCCGACTCTCCGGCGGCGCTCCGACGAGCGCGGTCACGGCGCGAGCCAGCGCCTTCGGGTCGCCCGTGCGCGGATCGATGGGCCGCGACGCGCTCGGATCCGCTCCGGGCGAGCCGGAAGAGCCGGAGGGGCCGGCGCCCGGCACCTCGGGCGTTTCCGGAAGAATCGGAACCTCTGTTTCCACGGCCGCGGGAATGAGAGCCTCGAGTCCTCGGCCTAGCGCCCTCCTAACCACGTTCGATTACCTCCCTCGCCAGGCTCATATAGCTCGTCGATCCGGCGCAATTGGGGTCATAGACAACCACGGGTTTTCCGAAGCTCGGTGCCTCGCTCAGGCGAACATTGCGAGGAATCACCGTCCGGTACACCCGCTCGGCGAAGAAGCGGCGTGTCTCATCGAGCACCTGCTGCGAGAGGTTGAGCCTGTTGTCGTACATCGTCAGGAGCACGCCCTCGATCTGCAGGGTCGTGTTGAGCCCCTGCTGTACGAGCCGGATCGCTCCGAGCAAGTGCGTGAGTCCCTCGAGCGCGTAGTACTCGCACTGCACGGGCACGAGGACCGACCTCGCCGCGCAGAGCGCGTTGAGGGTGAGGAGCCCGAGCGAGGGAGGCGCGTCGATGAGGACGAAGTCATAGCGATCCTCGATGCCGGCGAGCGCCTCCTTGAGGCGGTACTCCCGGCGCTCGGCGTCGACCAGCTCCACCTCGGCCCCGGCGAGGCGCTGGCCCGACGGGATCAGGTGCAGACCGGGGACCTCGGACTCGATGATGACGTCCGTGATCGGCGTCCCGAGCGTGAGGACCTCGTAGATGCCCTTCGTGATCTTGACGGATGGATAGCCGAGCCCGCTCCCCGCGTTCCCCTGCGGATCCATGTCGACGAGGAGGATTCGTTTCCCGGAGAGAGCGAGCGCCGCGGCAAGATTGACGGCCGTCGTCGTCTTCCCGACCCCACCCTTCTGATTGGCGATTGCGACCGTCCTGGTCATAGTTGGGAGGCTCCGATCTGGCGATGGGCTGGAGGGCAGCCCGGTCCTCGTCGGGGCGCGGGCAGTGTACCGGGACGGGGTTCCGGATGCCAACGGGAAAGATGTTTCACGTGAAACGTGGCGGCAAAGGGCTGAAACATTGTGAGATGTGCCGGCGCCTACAGAGAAGGGGGCTGTTCTGGGCGCGAGAAGCGACTGGGATGGGGCCTCGGCCTGAGGAAGGGATTTTCCAGCACGAGGAATCCCGGAGTGACGGTCTGGGAGTGGATCCCGAGGTCGGGTACTCAGGGATTGGGATTCGCAGGGCAAGGGTCGGCCCTCGGCCGCGCTCCGCTGGGCGACATGACGGCCGCCGGGATGCCTCCCGGCGTGCTCGGCGGGGAACCGGAGCCTCTCGTCAGCGGTGTGGCTCGCCCACCGGGCGGGTCCGCCTTGCTC
This genomic stretch from Candidatus Eisenbacteria bacterium harbors:
- a CDS encoding BatA and WFA domain-containing protein, which encodes MPSLSFLNPAFLWALPLAAIPILIHLLSRRRLPTVSFPTTQFLRQLEPREIRRLRLREILLLLLRTLAILLLALAFARPTLTPRNTVTHAAAAVAILIDDSQSMAALDDHARPRIQAARERAAAILEAGRPGDEMFLVTSTRPEAGGAERTADRVRLTRSLGQVEATALPARMPEALEAARRALERSPLQNRELYVITDLQRSNFDARARAQIEAAAQAAHLYVVPLVESRVPNHSFLEVDPLLRPSPQNRGMELRARIVNHADAASERLAIRIRRGDALIGGGDVTLRADETRWAAMPVDWRREEANLSGSVLVEADEDALAEDDRWYAVLGAPGRLRVLRITEARDGAAPPRFAALALDPGQDGRSGFVVENGTPASLLSLHRNRADVVLLEDVASISADAESRLREFLRQGGGLVVAMGPHSDPGYYGNRLFPGIIDLAIEGVEQAGAGGSYEIRARLSGHDILEGLSVEVGSPLTQSRLTGLVRSRPLSPRAEIVVQTTGGLPLVA
- a CDS encoding DUF58 domain-containing protein → MSERRARLLDPHFLSKLTKLDLTARLVVEGFLTGLHRSPYHGFSVEFAEHRQYMPGDPLRHLDWKVLAKSDRKYVKQYEEETNLRAMLLVDSSASMGYGSRGTTKLEYARQLAAALAYLMLRQNDAVGMFAFAAGRGEQIPPRSTMGHLRPILLLLERLAPGGGTDFASSLHTLAERLTRRGLVVLISDLLDDPERIAQAIHHFRHRKHEVLVFHVLDPQEVAFDFEREAVYVDLETGERVTTRPQELKQDYRRSVAEWKDRLRQFCIEKRAEYVPITTDQPYERALLEYLSKRARLL
- a CDS encoding MoxR family ATPase; amino-acid sequence: MTQPAAPVSDVQLLDELKSARNEILTELRKVIVGQDAVVEQLLTVLFANGHCLLVGVPGLAKTLLVSTLAKILNLEFSRIQFTPDLMPTDITGTEILEDDPVTGKRAFKFIRGPLFANMILADEINRTPPKTQAALLQAMQEYRVTAGVTTYPLALPFFVLATQNPIEFEGTYPLPEAQLDRFMFHISVGYPTDAEEEKIVATTTSAYEADLKKVMGVERILELQHLVRRIPVAEHVIRYAVRLARASRPGPQSESFVRDWVSWGAGPRAAQYLVLGAKSRAALLGRPTPAADDVRAVAPAVLRHRIIPNFNAEADGISSLDIIAKLLEATPSADGKRS
- a CDS encoding ParB/RepB/Spo0J family partition protein; translation: MPGAGPSGSSGSPGADPSASRPIDPRTGDPKALARAVTALVGAPPESRPAAESRPGDIQHVPLSRITRNPAQPRTQFDPVTIKELADSIRERGVLQPVLLRPADGGYQLVAGERRFLATREAGFSTIPAIIRPLTDRESLLIALIENIQRENLNPIDEARAYYRLATEYGLQHDEIGARVGKDRSTVSNIIRFNNLPTPVQSLLESGRISGGHARALLSLADSKHQVDIATSAADHGWSVRELEERIKRAAPSARVPRARRAPKRAFSGELMALEDELMRLMGSRVRITRRRGGTGSVQIDYHSEEELERIVGLLRHTATAQG
- a CDS encoding ParA family protein, whose product is MTRTVAIANQKGGVGKTTTAVNLAAALALSGKRILLVDMDPQGNAGSGLGYPSVKITKGIYEVLTLGTPITDVIIESEVPGLHLIPSGQRLAGAEVELVDAERREYRLKEALAGIEDRYDFVLIDAPPSLGLLTLNALCAARSVLVPVQCEYYALEGLTHLLGAIRLVQQGLNTTLQIEGVLLTMYDNRLNLSQQVLDETRRFFAERVYRTVIPRNVRLSEAPSFGKPVVVYDPNCAGSTSYMSLAREVIERG